The genome window ATCCGCCGCCCGTCGGGCGAGAAGGCCGCGGACACAGCCTCGTAGCCGCCGATCTCGGCGACCGCCATCCGGGCGCCGTCCCAGACCGTGGGAGCGCCGCCCGATGTGACGAGGGCCGAGCGGGCGCCCGGACCGACCGCCAGTACCTGGGTCTCCAGGGGCAGGACGAGCGAGGGCGCCTCCCCGCCCGGGCCGACGGAGGCGAGGTGTCTCCCCTGGGCGCCCCACGATTCGGCGGCGGCGCCGGTCGGGGTCTGGTAGACGGCCACCCACTCGCCCTCCAGGACGTCGCGCGACGGACCGGCGAACGCCCACCGGTTCAACCGGCCGACCTCGTCGAGGACGAGGAGCGAGGAAGGCGTCTCCCATGCCACGTCGAGGGCGGGGAGCCACCCGAGGGGGACCCCGTCGTCGGGCAGGGCGGTGGCCAGCCACCGGTCCGACGAGTCGACGAGCGCGGCGATGCTGCCCCCCAGCGCGCGGAGGCGGGTCGCCGAGCGCCCGGCCGCGCTGACGCTGACCGAATGAAGCTCGAGCCGGCGCGCCGGGTCGACCGCCCCGGTGTCCAGCGCGCGGCGGACGATCATGAGGTCGGGGTACCCGCGCGCCCTGTCCTCCACCACGTACTCGAGAGCCGTCTGTGGCGGCACGGACATCGGCTCCGCCGGCGGGTTGAGGGGGAGCGCGCGGGTGCGCGTCCCCATCTGTCCGACCGCCATCCCGGCCAGGAACACCAGGAGCCCGAGCACCAGCGACAGCAGCTGCCGGGGCGGGACCGCCGGCCTGTTCATGCGGTCGAAGGCCCGTCGGAGCCGTCGCGGCACCTTCAGCTGAGGCAGGGCCCCGCCCGAACCGGTCTCCGGCGTATCGGTGAGGTCGGCCATCTCCACCAGCTGGGTGCGGCACCGTGGACAGGATGGTCCGGAGGGGAATATCTCGTCACAGGCCGGGCACCAGGGCATGCCCGATCCTACCGCGGGCCGGAAGACCCCCCGGGGCGTCCCAGGTCCGTGAGCAGGGGTCCGGCTCCCGCCTCGAGGAGCGCCTCGGCGGCCGCGCGTCCGACCGACCCGGGGTCGGTGGACGGTCCGGTCCGAGAGGCGCGCACGACCCGCGCCCCGTCCACCGATCCGACGAAGGCGTCGCAGGCCAGGCCGCCGTCCTCCAGGCGGGCCCACGCGCCCAACGGGACGGTGCAGCCGCCCTCCACCGCGGCGACGAGGGCCCGCTCGGCCTCGAAGGCCGCCCGGGTCGCGTCGTCGTCGGCTCCCCTCACCCAAGCGAGGTCGGAACGGACCCGGTCGGAGGCGGCCTCGATCGCGATGATCCCCTGTCCGGGGGACGGACAGAAGGTGCGGGGGTCCAGCCACTGGACGATGACGTCGGCGAGTCTGAGCCGCATGAGCCCAGCCGCGGCCAGGACCGCGGCGTCGACCTCGCCGTCCATCACCTTGCGGACCCGCGTCCCCACGTTGCCTCGCAGGTCCACCGGACGCAGCCCGGGCCACGACTCGCCGAGCAACGCCCGGCGACGCACGGACGACGTCCCGACCCGGGCGGACGCGGGCAGCTCGCCGAGCCCGCCCCCCGTCCGCGAGACGACCACGTCCCGGACGTCGGCCCGCGGCAGGACCACGCAGATCTCGAGCCCGGACGGGTGGGAGCCGGTCAGGTCCTTCGCGCTGTGCACGGCCACATCGACGCGCCCGTCGGCCAGCGCCTCCTGGAGCTCGGAGGTGAAGATCCCCTTCGTCCCGATCTCGGTGAACGGACGGTCCACCACGACGTCGCCGGTCGTCGAGATCTCCACGAGCTCCGTCTCGACCTCCAGCCCGACCGCCCGTCCGGCGTCGCGCAGCGCCGATACCGCGAGCTGAGCCTGCGTGATCGCGAGGGGGCTGGGTCGCGTCCCGACGCGCACGCGCGCCGTCACGTGCCTCTGCGCCTGCCCGGACGCCCAGCCGTCCGCTGCTCGTAGAAGGCGAGGATCTGGAGCTCGACGGACAGGTCGACCTGACGGACGTGGATCGAGCTCGGGACGGTGAGGACGGTGGGGGCGAAGTTCAGGATCGAACGGACCCCGGCCGCCACCAGCCTCTCCGCCGTCTCCTG of Actinomycetota bacterium contains these proteins:
- the hemC gene encoding hydroxymethylbilane synthase, with translation MTARVRVGTRPSPLAITQAQLAVSALRDAGRAVGLEVETELVEISTTGDVVVDRPFTEIGTKGIFTSELQEALADGRVDVAVHSAKDLTGSHPSGLEICVVLPRADVRDVVVSRTGGGLGELPASARVGTSSVRRRALLGESWPGLRPVDLRGNVGTRVRKVMDGEVDAAVLAAAGLMRLRLADVIVQWLDPRTFCPSPGQGIIAIEAASDRVRSDLAWVRGADDDATRAAFEAERALVAAVEGGCTVPLGAWARLEDGGLACDAFVGSVDGARVVRASRTGPSTDPGSVGRAAAEALLEAGAGPLLTDLGRPGGSSGPR